The Fusarium oxysporum Fo47 chromosome II, complete sequence genome includes a region encoding these proteins:
- a CDS encoding complex proteins associated with Set1p component shg1-domain-containing protein, producing the protein MAQSGVEQPPLNGEKAPAPEPRKFKASDLPLPSATRAAIESLAHSFKKEGAYDSIRKQVWDKFEASDYEAQVTKSILEVAEQEIERNPQQLLTLDRRKAAALIDGALERSGVYHKAEDVISQLIDVGAIEERIRETRRAEVGEEAAEAEKLRGAKTDEEYEAETEARRAEREKVREELRQKEAAIEEEKRRILKEERKKEEREREKAEIKRQEERDERRRKREQEREERERLRDIEREKRHKERERDRDRDRDTRDRDRDRDRDRDRDRGRDRDRDRDRDRHRDHDRHRDDRHKEKPAVSTELKEKLSKEEHDRLEQEALADLLRESSKPAQKQELEIDSSLAPPPRKTGPVSAINPIRRERSSIAEGRKTSDAGLGAERDGPGTPAQAKRPDADDRKPSRSASRIVDRDGDRERDREQASVVRVFGTDVTEAGLELEGTGLVHELAERTVRLEADHDPSMTTTSEADPEGVIVAVLDLEWSSEEREANLDLDPSAEIEAETEGTAHDCALIDGKGAVPVLDVIRAGLTTLALVELIIMILEKETVNETETDLVTENAAARDLL; encoded by the exons ATGGCGCAATCAGGTGTCGAACAACCACCGTTGAATGGCGAAAAAGCGCCTGCTCCTGAACCGCGCAAATTCAAGGCCTCAGATCTTCCTCTACCTTCCGCGACAAGAGCAGCAATAGAATCGCTTGCCCATagcttcaagaaggagggagCCTACGATTCTATTCGAAAACAAGTTTGGGACAAGTTTGAAGCCAGC GATTACGAGGCGCAGGTCACGAAATCGATTCTCGAGGTGGCCGAGCAGGAAATTGAGCGCAACCCACAGCAGCTTCTCACACTTGACCGGAGAAAGGCTGCAGCTCTAATCGATGGCGCTTTAGAGAGATCTGGGGTTTATCACAAAGCTGAAGATGTCATCAGCCAGCTGATCGATGTGGGCGCCATAGAGGAGCGAATCCGCGAAACACGCCGGGCCGAAGTCGGCGAGGAAGCAGCTGAGGCAGAAAAGCTTCGAGGCGCCAAAACAGACGAAGAATATGAGGCTGAGACTGAGGCTCGACGTGCGGAGCGTGAAAAAGTTCGGGAAGAACTGCGACAAAAAGAGGCTGCaatcgaggaggagaaacgGAGGATCCTCAAAGAGGAacgaaagaaggaagagcgagagcgagagaaAGCTGAAATCAAACGCCaggaagaaagagatgaGCGTCGCCGAAAGCGCGAACAAGAGCGCGAGGAACGTGAAAGACTACGAGATATTGAAAGAGAAAAGCGACACAAAGAGCGCGAGCGTGATAGGGACCGAGACCGTGACACAAGGGATAGAGATAGAGACAGGGACAGGGACAGGGACCGCGATCGGGGTAGGGACCGAGACCGAGATCGCGACCGGGATCGTCATCGTGATCATGACCGACATAGGGATGATCGCCACAAGGAGAAACCAGCGGTCTCTACAGAGCTGAAAGAGAAGCTCTCCAAAGAAGAACACGACCGACTGGAGCAAGAGGCTCTGGCCGATCTGCTCCGCGAAAGCTCCAAGCCAGCCCAAAAGCAAGAGTTGGAGATTGATTCTTCCCTCGCACCGCCGCCACGCAAAACGGGGCCCGTTTCGGCTATCAATCCGATCAGGCGAGAACGTTCGTCGATTGCAGAGGGCCGCAAGACCAGCGATGCAGGGCTCGGAGCTGAACGGGATGGCCCTGGAACACCTGCACAGGCCAAGAGACCTGACGCGGACGATCGAAAGCCGAGTCGTAGTGCTTCTCGGATCGTCGACCGCGATGGGGATCGCGAGAGAGATAGAGAAC AGGCATCAGTGGTTCGCGTGTTCGGGACAGACGTGACAGAAGCCGGTCTCGAGCTAGAAGGGACAGGACTCGTTCACGAACTGGCAGAGAGGACCGTGCGGTTAGAAGCCGATCACGACCCAAGTATGACCACTACGAGCGAAGCAGATCCCGAAGGCGTGATCGTAGCCGTTCTCGACCTAGAGTGGTCGAGCGAAGAGAGAGAAGCCAATCTAGACCTAGACCCGAGCGCCGAGATCGAAGCAGAGACAGAAGGGACCGCTCACGACTGCGCTCTGATAGACGGGAAAGGAGCCGTTCCCGTACTCGACGTGATCAGAGCAGGTCTCACGACACTCGCCTTGGTGGAGCTGATCATTATGATCCTCGAGAAAGA